In Ovis aries strain OAR_USU_Benz2616 breed Rambouillet chromosome 14, ARS-UI_Ramb_v3.0, whole genome shotgun sequence, a single genomic region encodes these proteins:
- the ZNF329 gene encoding zinc finger protein 329: MTAWNVPEEGLSCDVEMEAFGREAPRLSTPGPSWDSENPEGRLRRSALTQEEPGAGEAAPEHPGFGKHLSVSADLPQCQRVPATNGFRVRGSDVKSLDCDPASHAGQKSYAAKRGGDRDSCGKAFSHSMEVTQFGRTQTREKPYRYTDSVKSLNHFTPLGQQKIMTRGKKLCEGEDFGDLFTLSPSPSESRSGSPGEKLYKCAECGKCFKRNSSLVLHHRTHTGEKPYACDECGKSFSKNYNLIVHQRIHTGEKPYKCSRCGKAFSDGSALTQHQRTHTGERPYECPECGKTFNRNSSLILHQRTHTGEKPYRCNECGKPFTDISHLTVHLRIHTGEKPYECSRCGKAFRDGSYLTQHERTHTGEKPFECTECGKAFNRNSHLAVHQKIHSGEKPFECTECGKAFIESAYLIRHQRTHTGEKPYGCDQCQKLFRNIAGLIRHQRTHTGEKPYECSQCGRAFRDSSCLTKHRRIHTRETPYQCPECGKPFRQNSHLAAHRRLHSREGPSHCPQRGKTCRRGSALIRHQSSHPGKQPVGAEGTWAALSPD, encoded by the coding sequence ATGACAGCTTGGAATGTGCCTGAGGAAGGGCTGTCCTGTGACGTGGAGATGGAGGCATTCGGGAGAGAGGCTCCTCGTCTCTCCACTCCAGGGCCCAGCTGGGACTCTGAGAACCCAGAGGGACGTTTGAGGCGATCAGCCTTAACTCAGGAGGAGCCAGGGGCCGGGGAGGCAGCTCCTGAACATCCTGGGTTTGGGAAGCATTTGAGCGTGAGCGCAGATCTTCCACAATGTCAGAGagttcctgcaacaaatggtttCCGTGTacgtggctcagatgttaaaagtCTGGATTGTGACCCAGCTTCACATGCTGGTCAGAAAAGCTACGCAGCTAAGAGAGGGGGTGACAGGGACTCCTGTGGGAAAGCTTTCAGCCATTCCATGGAAGTGACTCAGTTTGGAAGAACTCAGACCCGAGAGAAGCCCTATAGATACACTGACAGTGTTAAGTCTCTCAACCACTTTACCCCTCTTGGCCAACAGAAAATCATGACCCGAGGGAAGAAACTGTGTGAAGGTGAGGACTTTGGGGACCTTTTCACCCTGAGTCCGTCTCCTAGTGAAAGCAGGAGTGGCAGTCCTGGAGAGAAGTTGTATAAATGTGCCGAATGCGGCAAGTGCTTCAAGCGGAACTCTTCTCTTGTCCTGCATCACCGAACTCACACTGGGGAGAAGCCTTACGCCTGTGATGAGTGTGGAAAGTCCTTCAGCAAGAACTACAACCTGATCGTGCACCAAAGGATCCATACAGGAGAGAAGCCCTACAAGTGCAGCAGGTGCGGGAAGGCCTTCAGTGACGGGTCAGCTCTGACGCAGCACCAGAGAACCCACACCGGGGAGAGGCCTTACGAGTGTCCGGAATGTGGGAAGACCTTCAACCGAAACTCGTCCCTGATCCTCCATCAGAGGACTCACACGGGGGAGAAGCCATACCGATGCAACGAGTGTGGGAAGCCTTTCACGGACATCTCCCACCTCACCGTGCACCTCAGGATCCACACTGGCGAGAAGCCCTACGAGTGCAGCAGATGTGGGAAAGCCTTCCGAGACGGCTCATACCTCACCCAGCATGAGAGGACTCACACGGGAGAGAAGCCCTTTGAGTGCACAGAGTGCGGGAAGGCCTTCAACCGCAACTCCCACCTCGCAGTGCATCAGAAGATCCACTCCGGGGAGAAGCCCTTCGAGTGCACAGAGTGCGGGAAGGCTTTCATCGAGAGTGCGTACCTCATCCGGCACCAGCGGACGCACACAGGCGAGAAGCCCTACGGCTGCGACCAGTGCCAGAAGCTGTTCAGGAACATCGCTGGCCTCATCCGGCACCAGCGGACACACACTGGCGAGAAGCCCTACGAGTGTAGTCAGTGCGGCCGGGCCTTCAGGGACAGCTCCTGTCTGACCAAGCACAGGAGGATCCACACCCGGGAGACGCCATACCAGTGCCCAGAGTGCGGCAAGCCCTTCCGGCAGAACTCTCACCTGGCGGCGCACCGGAGACTCCACAGCAGGGAGGGCCCCAGCCACTGTCCCCAGCGTGGGAAGACGTGCCGGAGGGGCTCCGCCCTCATCCGACACCAGAGCTCACACCCCGGCAAGCAGCCCGTGGGCGCTGAGGGAACATGGGCCGCGCTCTCTCCCGACTGA